Proteins encoded within one genomic window of Cryptosporangium aurantiacum:
- a CDS encoding alanine racemase codes for MELPRSFEGASALPADAVPTAVRAAALASRGSGEPVGGYLYDLSAAQERATRLVTALPAAAKVCYAVKANSFSPLLGALAEVVHGFEVASVAEARLALAAAAKAEVRPRLVVSGPAKNSTMLAGLVGPDAPDGAVVVNVESVLELHRLSRAAVAAGRHAPGREVPVALRVNPQRSPVEVARATGLTMGGVPSPFGIPEAEIPDALRALGSLPGVRFIGFHLHAVSGNMDADLHADYVRGAVEWAVRTADEHGLRLRAVDVGGGLGIPFEPGPEFDVETFGAALAALPLPEDVELILEPGRWMAGPVGWYATEVVDVKRSYGEVFVVVRGGINHFQLPISWEIRHNFAVLPVDDWPVGLPRPGVERAAVTVSGELCTPEDVLARGVTVDSVRAGDLLIFPNAGAYGFEFAMPAFLGQPPAWRTALTRPDGHAPRPRPASRVDDLADFR; via the coding sequence GTGGAACTGCCCCGGTCGTTCGAGGGCGCCAGCGCACTACCGGCCGACGCGGTTCCGACCGCCGTGCGAGCCGCAGCGCTCGCCTCGCGTGGTTCCGGCGAACCCGTCGGCGGTTATCTGTACGACCTCTCGGCAGCCCAGGAGCGAGCCACCCGCCTGGTCACGGCACTGCCGGCCGCGGCCAAGGTCTGCTACGCGGTCAAGGCGAACTCGTTCTCGCCGCTACTCGGAGCGCTCGCCGAGGTCGTGCACGGCTTCGAGGTGGCCTCGGTCGCCGAGGCCCGGCTCGCGCTCGCTGCCGCGGCGAAAGCTGAGGTGAGACCGCGGCTCGTCGTCAGCGGACCGGCCAAGAATTCGACGATGCTCGCCGGCCTGGTCGGCCCCGACGCCCCCGACGGTGCGGTCGTGGTGAACGTTGAGAGCGTGCTCGAGCTGCACCGACTATCGCGGGCAGCGGTCGCCGCCGGTCGGCACGCGCCCGGCCGGGAGGTGCCGGTCGCGCTGCGCGTCAACCCGCAGAGGTCGCCCGTCGAGGTCGCCCGCGCCACCGGCCTGACGATGGGCGGCGTGCCCAGCCCGTTCGGGATCCCTGAAGCCGAGATCCCGGACGCCCTCCGGGCGCTCGGCTCGCTCCCTGGCGTCCGCTTCATTGGATTTCACCTGCATGCGGTGAGCGGGAACATGGACGCGGACCTGCACGCGGACTACGTGCGCGGAGCCGTGGAGTGGGCGGTCCGCACCGCCGACGAACACGGCCTCCGGCTGCGGGCGGTCGACGTCGGTGGCGGCCTGGGCATCCCGTTCGAGCCGGGGCCGGAGTTCGACGTCGAGACGTTCGGGGCGGCGCTCGCCGCGCTGCCGCTGCCGGAGGACGTCGAGCTGATCCTCGAGCCCGGCCGCTGGATGGCCGGGCCGGTGGGCTGGTACGCAACCGAGGTCGTCGACGTCAAACGTTCCTATGGCGAGGTGTTCGTCGTCGTCCGGGGCGGTATCAACCACTTTCAACTTCCGATATCGTGGGAGATCCGTCACAATTTCGCCGTGCTGCCAGTGGACGACTGGCCGGTCGGGTTGCCGCGGCCCGGCGTCGAGCGGGCGGCGGTGACGGTCTCCGGTGAACTGTGTACTCCGGAGGACGTGTTGGCTCGTGGCGTCACGGTCGACTCGGTCCGCGCTGGTGACCTGCTGATCTTTCCGAACGCCGGAGCCTACGGCTTCGAGTTCGCGATGCCGGCGTTCCTCGGGCAGCCGCCGGCGTGGCGAACGGCGCTCACTCGTCCGGACGGGCACGCACCTCGGCCGCGCCCGGCGAGCCGAGTTGACGACCTCGCCGACTTCCGGTGA
- a CDS encoding SDR family oxidoreductase — protein sequence MAAPTRTWTCCDPPGQAAQPARVARVVRAARVVRVAADQPAPPVRAALGGAAPVGAAAGRVAMIGVTGAAGKTGRAVLAALAARGVPTRALVRPGRSAAGLGATETVHADLRDAGQVATALDGVSAVYVVAPNVHPSEASIVENVLAAGVPRVVYHSVLHPAVEAMPHHWAKARAEELLVASDVDWTVLQPCAYAQNFRPADVLRVPYSVDTRFAFVDLLDVAFVAARVLTEDGHSYATYELAGPELLSVADVAALWGVRAEREDLNEWYLDTPLRGYARDALGAMFTYYDEHGLPGNPRVLASLLGRPPATVADVFARES from the coding sequence GTGGCCGCACCCACGCGGACGTGGACGTGCTGTGATCCGCCCGGTCAGGCCGCCCAGCCCGCCCGGGTCGCCCGGGTCGTCCGGGCCGCCCGGGTCGTCCGGGTCGCAGCGGACCAGCCCGCGCCGCCCGTCCGGGCCGCCTTGGGAGGGGCCGCGCCGGTCGGGGCTGCGGCGGGGCGGGTCGCGATGATTGGGGTCACCGGGGCAGCGGGGAAGACCGGGCGGGCGGTGCTCGCCGCGTTGGCCGCTCGGGGCGTACCGACCCGGGCGCTGGTGCGCCCGGGTCGGTCAGCGGCCGGCCTGGGTGCGACCGAAACCGTTCATGCCGATCTGCGGGACGCGGGGCAAGTGGCCACCGCACTCGACGGCGTCTCGGCGGTGTACGTGGTCGCGCCGAACGTGCACCCGTCCGAGGCGTCGATCGTGGAGAACGTGCTCGCGGCCGGCGTACCGCGGGTCGTGTACCACTCGGTGCTGCATCCGGCCGTCGAGGCCATGCCGCACCACTGGGCCAAGGCACGCGCCGAGGAACTGCTGGTCGCGTCCGACGTGGACTGGACCGTGCTCCAGCCGTGCGCCTACGCCCAGAACTTCCGGCCCGCTGACGTGCTGCGCGTGCCGTACTCCGTCGATACACGGTTCGCGTTCGTCGACCTGCTGGACGTGGCGTTCGTCGCGGCGCGCGTGCTGACCGAGGACGGGCACTCGTACGCCACGTACGAGCTCGCGGGGCCGGAACTGCTGTCGGTGGCGGACGTGGCGGCCCTGTGGGGTGTACGGGCCGAGCGTGAGGACCTCAACGAGTGGTACCTGGACACGCCGTTGCGCGGCTATGCCCGGGACGCCCTCGGTGCGATGTTCACGTACTACGACGAGCACGGCCTGCCCGGGAACCCGCGAGTGCTCGCCTCCCTGCTCGGCCGCCCACCTGCCACCGTCGCCGACGTCTTCGCCCGAGAAAGTTGA
- a CDS encoding hydantoinase B/oxoprolinase family protein — MTGPAVDPIVLEIVEGTLAAIELEVETAIGRTARSPMIRDAHDFRAGIHDRKLRKLTGRSYSALVQPVARDYPLDTMRPGDVFFHNDVYLSEGGIGHLPDLCVTVPVFHDGSVVAFVQAFGHHDDIGGAVPGSMPSAATSVFEEGLMVPPIRLWDAGVPNEAALKIMTRNSRMPDSLAADLDAECSACLMGARRLGELFTRYGRETVEACFDAILANTTRVFQQELLSKIPDGEYVWEDYAEHDGVDEPKLHAQRITLTKLSAGDGVTDGRLILDFTGTSPQAKGPINHCANYSDGNFLAKWLAPILRNLADSPERMAELDVNEGVVPLIEMKFPPPGTLLTPIFPAPTNARTFVILRLLGVLAGVVAKAVDGRMPADQETIRYTGVYGTDLEGQPYLMREVLGGGSGGRYYADGEDTIHVVPDSRNIPVEFAEARWPFVVESLGLAVDSGGAGRYRGGLGYEKHIRMLRDASFMSIADRSLLACWGVRGGRAGRPFEVVIDPGGPRERVVDALADAEPVRAGEIIRIRTTGGGGWGDPLERPYDEVARDLAWGKVSVAGARSDYGVVVAADGSIDVEASDALRASRASSSEAFFDRGPGFPALAGGRTHADVDVL; from the coding sequence GTGACCGGCCCGGCTGTCGACCCGATCGTCCTCGAAATTGTGGAAGGCACGCTCGCCGCGATCGAGCTGGAGGTGGAGACGGCGATCGGCCGCACCGCCCGCTCGCCGATGATCCGCGACGCGCACGACTTCCGCGCCGGCATCCACGACCGCAAGCTGCGTAAGCTCACCGGCCGCTCGTACTCGGCGCTGGTGCAGCCGGTCGCCCGCGACTACCCGCTCGACACGATGCGGCCGGGCGACGTCTTCTTCCACAACGACGTCTACCTGTCCGAGGGCGGGATCGGGCACCTGCCGGACCTCTGCGTCACGGTGCCGGTCTTCCACGACGGTTCCGTGGTGGCCTTCGTCCAAGCCTTCGGGCACCACGACGACATCGGCGGCGCAGTGCCCGGCTCGATGCCGTCGGCGGCCACCAGCGTGTTCGAAGAGGGCCTGATGGTCCCGCCGATCCGGCTCTGGGACGCGGGCGTGCCGAACGAGGCGGCGCTGAAGATCATGACCCGCAACTCGCGGATGCCCGACTCGCTCGCCGCCGACCTCGACGCCGAGTGCTCGGCCTGCCTGATGGGCGCCCGCCGTCTCGGTGAGCTGTTCACCCGCTACGGACGCGAGACCGTCGAGGCCTGCTTCGACGCGATCCTGGCCAACACCACCCGGGTGTTCCAGCAGGAGCTGCTCTCCAAGATCCCGGACGGTGAGTACGTCTGGGAGGACTACGCCGAGCACGACGGCGTCGACGAGCCAAAGCTGCACGCCCAGCGGATCACGCTGACCAAGCTCTCGGCCGGGGACGGCGTCACCGACGGGCGGCTGATTCTCGACTTCACCGGGACTTCGCCGCAGGCCAAGGGCCCGATCAACCACTGTGCGAACTATTCGGACGGCAACTTCCTGGCGAAGTGGCTCGCGCCGATCCTGCGCAATCTCGCCGACTCGCCGGAGCGGATGGCCGAGCTCGACGTCAACGAGGGTGTTGTCCCGTTGATCGAGATGAAGTTCCCGCCGCCGGGGACGCTGCTCACGCCGATCTTCCCGGCGCCGACGAACGCCCGGACGTTCGTGATCCTGCGGCTCCTGGGCGTGCTCGCGGGCGTCGTCGCGAAGGCAGTGGACGGGCGCATGCCCGCCGACCAGGAGACGATCCGGTACACCGGGGTCTACGGGACCGATCTGGAGGGCCAGCCGTATCTGATGCGGGAGGTGCTCGGCGGCGGGTCAGGCGGCCGGTACTACGCCGACGGCGAGGACACGATCCACGTCGTCCCGGACTCGCGGAACATCCCGGTCGAGTTCGCCGAGGCGCGGTGGCCGTTCGTGGTCGAGTCGCTCGGCCTCGCGGTGGACAGCGGTGGCGCGGGTCGTTACCGCGGTGGCCTTGGGTACGAGAAGCACATCCGGATGCTGCGCGACGCGTCGTTCATGTCGATCGCCGACCGGTCGCTGCTCGCCTGCTGGGGGGTCCGTGGCGGGCGCGCGGGCCGTCCGTTCGAGGTCGTGATCGACCCGGGTGGGCCTCGCGAACGGGTAGTCGACGCGTTGGCCGACGCCGAGCCGGTGCGCGCGGGCGAGATCATCCGGATCCGGACCACCGGCGGCGGCGGCTGGGGCGACCCCCTGGAGCGGCCGTACGACGAGGTCGCGCGTGACCTGGCCTGGGGCAAGGTCTCGGTGGCGGGCGCTCGGTCCGACTACGGGGTCGTCGTGGCCGCCGACGGGTCGATCGACGTCGAAGCCTCGGACGCGCTGCGGGCGTCGCGGGCCTCTTCGTCCGAAGCGTTCTTCGACCGCGGACCGGGCTTCCCGGCGCTCGCGGGTGGCCGCACCCACGCGGACGTGGACGTGCTGTGA
- a CDS encoding hydantoinase/oxoprolinase family protein encodes MPRRLRIGIDTGGTFTDVVAIDEETGRLVTTKTPSTPSDPAEGFLDGVRKVLSLIEGESEVTAFVHGTTVATNQLLEGKVGRLGFITTEGFGFLLEIARQSVPDGYGNSYFWVKPPRIVPADLVKTVGGRLDHTGAEIRPFDEAEARQVARWFRDEGVDTLGVCFLHAYADARHELKMREILAEEHPSAVVSLSSDVLREYREYERAMTTLVDAAVKPRVGAYVRGIASKLPDGVPFYVMKSNGGVLSAEEVVHQPITTVLSGPAAGALGAALVAGAAGFDKVLTCDGGGTSTDVSVVLNGEPTLTTEGTVGAYPSKIPMIDVVTVGAGGGSVAWLSREGTLKVGPRSAGADPGPLCYGRGGTEPTVTDAHVVLGRIPPHLLGGEVPLDVSAAQAGLEKLGDSLGLDLPSVAAGVLEISAWNQANALRQVTVKRGLDVRDFTLVTFGGSGSLLLCRLVDILGCASVLVPRDPGNLSAFGLLTVDVKNDYVQTLVSRHSLLDVARVDAAFTALEKQAAAALDGEGFSRSEQQYVRTADLRYYGQAFEVRVPVSGLDLDAAREAFHDAHEQTYGYSFRDKPEQQVEWVNLRVTGVGPIRRPELVSLEPGPAPSPTGTREVCFDAGLGYQETPIYWRPDLSPGNRIEGPAIIEEYGSTVPLHPGFRAEIDRFGNLIITKEAAA; translated from the coding sequence ATGCCACGACGTCTGCGCATCGGGATCGATACCGGTGGCACGTTCACCGATGTGGTCGCGATCGACGAGGAGACCGGGCGCCTGGTCACTACGAAGACCCCGTCGACCCCCTCCGACCCCGCCGAGGGGTTCCTGGACGGCGTCCGGAAGGTGCTCTCGCTGATCGAGGGCGAGTCCGAGGTGACAGCGTTCGTCCACGGCACCACCGTCGCCACGAATCAGCTGCTCGAAGGCAAGGTCGGCCGCCTCGGCTTCATCACGACCGAGGGCTTCGGCTTCCTGCTGGAGATCGCTCGCCAGAGCGTCCCGGACGGCTACGGCAACTCGTACTTCTGGGTCAAGCCGCCGCGGATCGTCCCCGCCGACCTGGTGAAGACCGTCGGTGGCCGCCTCGACCACACCGGTGCGGAGATCCGCCCGTTCGACGAGGCCGAGGCGCGTCAGGTCGCGCGGTGGTTCCGCGACGAGGGCGTCGACACGCTCGGCGTCTGCTTCCTTCATGCCTATGCGGACGCCCGGCACGAGCTGAAGATGCGCGAGATCCTGGCCGAGGAACACCCGTCCGCAGTCGTCTCACTCTCCAGCGACGTGCTCCGGGAGTACCGCGAGTACGAGCGCGCGATGACGACGCTGGTCGACGCCGCGGTGAAGCCCCGGGTCGGCGCGTACGTCCGCGGCATCGCGTCGAAGCTGCCGGACGGCGTCCCGTTCTACGTCATGAAGTCCAACGGCGGGGTGCTGTCGGCCGAGGAGGTCGTGCACCAGCCGATCACCACCGTGCTGTCCGGCCCGGCGGCTGGGGCCCTCGGCGCCGCGCTGGTGGCCGGTGCCGCCGGGTTCGACAAGGTGCTGACCTGCGACGGCGGCGGCACGTCCACCGACGTCAGCGTCGTCCTCAACGGCGAGCCGACGCTGACCACCGAGGGCACCGTCGGCGCCTACCCGTCGAAGATCCCGATGATCGACGTCGTGACCGTCGGCGCGGGTGGCGGCTCGGTGGCGTGGCTGTCGCGCGAGGGCACGCTCAAGGTGGGGCCGCGCTCGGCAGGCGCCGACCCCGGTCCGCTCTGTTACGGACGCGGCGGCACCGAGCCGACCGTGACCGACGCGCACGTCGTCCTCGGCCGGATCCCTCCGCACCTGCTCGGTGGCGAGGTCCCGCTGGACGTTTCCGCGGCCCAGGCGGGCCTCGAGAAGCTCGGCGACTCGCTCGGACTCGACCTGCCGTCGGTGGCGGCCGGCGTGCTGGAGATCTCGGCCTGGAACCAGGCCAACGCGCTGCGCCAGGTCACGGTGAAGCGCGGTCTGGACGTCCGGGACTTCACGCTGGTGACGTTCGGCGGCTCTGGTTCGCTGCTGCTCTGCCGTCTGGTCGACATCCTCGGCTGCGCGTCGGTGTTGGTGCCGCGGGACCCGGGCAACCTGTCGGCGTTCGGCCTGCTCACCGTCGACGTGAAGAACGACTACGTGCAGACGCTGGTCTCCCGGCACTCGTTGCTGGACGTGGCGCGGGTGGATGCGGCGTTCACGGCGCTGGAGAAGCAGGCCGCGGCCGCACTGGACGGTGAGGGCTTCTCGCGTTCCGAGCAGCAGTACGTGCGCACCGCCGACCTGCGGTACTACGGGCAGGCGTTCGAGGTGCGGGTGCCGGTTTCCGGGCTGGATCTGGACGCCGCCCGGGAAGCGTTCCACGACGCGCACGAGCAGACCTACGGCTACAGCTTCCGGGACAAGCCCGAGCAGCAGGTCGAGTGGGTGAACCTGCGGGTCACCGGCGTCGGTCCGATTCGGCGTCCGGAGCTCGTGTCGTTGGAGCCCGGACCCGCGCCGTCCCCGACCGGGACCCGGGAAGTGTGCTTCGACGCCGGTCTCGGTTACCAGGAGACGCCGATCTACTGGCGCCCTGATCTGTCGCCGGGGAACCGGATCGAAGGTCCGGCGATCATCGAGGAGTACGGCTCGACCGTGCCCCTGCACCCGGGCTTCCGCGCGGAAATCGACCGCTTCGGCAACCTGATCATCACGAAGGAGGCCGCCGCGTGA
- a CDS encoding YciI family protein: MKFLQMVKSRENQGNPPQALYDAMGKYIEEFATTGRLVTTGGLLPTSSGATVRASGGQVIVSDGPFAEATEVVGGYAIVEYDTLEEAVAGAKDFIQLHVDNWPGWEGESEVRQIAEF, translated from the coding sequence ATGAAGTTCCTGCAGATGGTGAAGTCGCGCGAGAACCAGGGCAACCCGCCGCAGGCGCTGTACGACGCGATGGGCAAGTACATCGAGGAGTTCGCCACCACCGGCCGGCTCGTGACGACCGGCGGGCTGCTGCCGACGTCGTCCGGAGCCACCGTCCGGGCCTCCGGCGGACAGGTCATCGTGTCCGACGGGCCGTTCGCGGAGGCCACCGAGGTCGTCGGCGGGTACGCGATCGTCGAGTACGACACGCTCGAGGAGGCCGTCGCCGGCGCGAAGGACTTCATCCAGCTTCACGTCGACAACTGGCCGGGCTGGGAGGGCGAATCCGAGGTCCGCCAGATCGCGGAGTTCTAA
- a CDS encoding RNA polymerase sigma factor translates to MTSGSNDVVTKVWRDQSSRVVGGLLRMTHDLDLAEDLASDALVAALEQWPATGVPDNPGAWLMSVAKRRAIDHFRRAERYDRLAVQLAPEAFVPDFDAAVDHIEDDVLRLMLVTCHPALTTESQIALTLRLLGGLTTKEIGRAFLVPEQTVVRRITRAKRTLAEAGTGLDDLDRTEQVRRLPSVLQVIYLIFTEGYSATAGDDWMRPALCDEAIRLARLVADIVPREPEPQGLLALMYFQASRLPARTDDAGNPVLLADQDRDRWDQLAIRRGIEALGACLRAGGTGGVYGLQAAIAAEHAIAPNAEATNWTRIARLYDELAVATPSPVVRLNRAVARGMADGPAVGLRLVDELTDEPALREYHLLPSIRGDLLAKLGRREEARAEFERAAGLARNTRERAFLTERAASLR, encoded by the coding sequence GTGACGAGCGGCTCCAACGACGTGGTGACGAAGGTTTGGCGGGACCAGTCCTCCCGGGTGGTGGGCGGGCTACTGCGCATGACGCACGACCTCGACCTGGCTGAGGACCTCGCGTCCGACGCGCTGGTGGCCGCGCTCGAGCAGTGGCCGGCCACGGGCGTCCCTGACAACCCGGGTGCCTGGTTGATGTCCGTCGCCAAGCGCCGGGCCATCGATCATTTCCGTCGGGCGGAGAGGTACGACCGGCTGGCGGTGCAACTCGCCCCGGAGGCCTTTGTGCCCGATTTCGACGCTGCGGTCGACCACATTGAGGACGACGTCCTACGGCTGATGTTGGTCACGTGCCACCCGGCGCTCACCACCGAGTCCCAGATCGCGTTGACGCTCCGGCTGCTCGGCGGACTCACGACGAAGGAGATCGGCCGCGCGTTCCTGGTCCCGGAGCAGACCGTGGTCCGGCGGATCACCCGGGCCAAGCGGACGCTGGCCGAGGCCGGCACCGGGCTCGACGACCTCGACCGCACCGAGCAGGTCCGCCGGCTGCCGTCGGTCTTGCAGGTCATCTACCTGATCTTCACCGAGGGCTACTCCGCGACTGCGGGCGACGACTGGATGCGTCCCGCGCTCTGCGACGAAGCGATCCGGCTGGCACGCCTGGTCGCCGACATCGTGCCGCGGGAGCCGGAGCCGCAGGGGCTGCTCGCGCTGATGTACTTCCAGGCGTCCCGGCTGCCTGCCCGCACGGACGACGCCGGGAACCCGGTGCTCCTAGCTGACCAGGACCGGGACCGATGGGACCAGTTGGCGATCCGCCGTGGGATCGAAGCGCTGGGCGCTTGCCTGCGTGCCGGGGGCACCGGTGGTGTCTACGGCCTGCAGGCGGCGATCGCCGCCGAACACGCGATCGCGCCGAACGCCGAGGCGACGAACTGGACGCGGATCGCTCGCCTGTACGACGAACTGGCCGTCGCGACGCCGTCGCCGGTCGTCCGGCTGAACCGGGCGGTGGCGCGGGGCATGGCCGACGGTCCGGCCGTCGGGTTGCGGCTGGTTGACGAGTTGACGGACGAGCCGGCGCTGCGGGAGTACCACCTGTTGCCGAGCATCCGGGGCGATCTGCTGGCGAAGCTCGGGCGCCGCGAGGAGGCGCGCGCGGAGTTCGAGCGTGCGGCGGGCCTGGCGCGCAACACGCGCGAACGTGCGTTCTTGACCGAGCGAGCGGCAAGCCTCAGGTAG
- a CDS encoding NAD-dependent protein deacetylase gives MTLTLPDAALAELTALVRSGDLIVLSGAGISTESGIPDYRGPSGAFQRNHTPMTYQAFTRDPAARRRYWARSFLGWRMISAAAPNDGHRAVARLESCGLVRRVITQNVDGLHQAGGAQDVVELHGSLDRVICLDCGELSDRIELDDRLRAANPGFGGPVDEATVNPDGDVDLPEEQLDGFAVVDCIGCGGVLKPDVVFFGENVPKERVADCTATIERAGGLLVLGSSLTVYSGRRFVVQAAKAGIPVGIVNQGPTRGDDHASVRVDAPLGPTLTALAAAAAP, from the coding sequence GTGACGCTCACGCTCCCGGACGCGGCTCTCGCCGAGCTGACGGCGCTGGTGCGATCCGGCGATCTGATCGTGCTCAGCGGTGCCGGCATTTCCACCGAGTCCGGCATCCCCGACTACCGCGGTCCGTCCGGCGCGTTCCAGCGCAACCACACGCCGATGACCTACCAGGCATTCACCCGCGACCCGGCCGCCCGCCGCCGGTACTGGGCACGCAGCTTCCTCGGCTGGCGGATGATCTCGGCCGCCGCGCCGAACGACGGGCACCGCGCGGTCGCCCGGCTGGAGTCGTGCGGCCTGGTCCGGCGGGTGATCACGCAGAACGTCGACGGGCTGCACCAGGCCGGTGGTGCCCAGGACGTGGTCGAGCTGCACGGTTCGCTCGACCGGGTGATCTGCCTCGACTGCGGTGAGCTCAGCGACCGCATCGAGTTGGACGATCGGCTCCGGGCGGCCAATCCCGGGTTCGGGGGCCCGGTCGACGAGGCCACGGTGAACCCCGATGGTGACGTCGACCTACCCGAGGAGCAGCTGGACGGGTTCGCGGTCGTCGACTGCATCGGGTGCGGCGGTGTCCTCAAGCCGGACGTCGTGTTCTTCGGCGAGAACGTGCCGAAGGAGCGGGTCGCCGACTGTACGGCGACGATCGAGCGTGCGGGCGGCCTGCTCGTGCTCGGGTCGTCGTTGACCGTGTACTCCGGGCGGCGGTTCGTGGTGCAGGCGGCCAAGGCCGGGATCCCGGTGGGGATCGTCAACCAGGGTCCGACCCGCGGCGACGACCACGCGAGCGTCCGCGTCGACGCGCCACTCGGCCCGACCCTCACCGCCCTCGCCGCCGCCGCGGCGCCGTAA
- a CDS encoding VOC family protein: protein MTDPLDALRDASPREAPSPEFAAALRARLEEALGRPSDAVDDILNHAFEEAEETLMTPPITIQQFTPYLSVPDGRRAIAFYTEAFGAEVIDEPTIMPDGKIGHVTLQIGSTRLFLAEEFPEMGLVAPPNLGGVSVTLHVSFATGPEVDVVAERAVAAGATLERPVADGPYGRGGVVVDPSGHRWFLLHEPN from the coding sequence ATGACTGATCCGCTGGATGCCCTCCGCGACGCGAGCCCGCGCGAGGCGCCGAGCCCGGAGTTCGCCGCGGCGCTGCGTGCCCGCTTGGAGGAGGCGCTGGGCCGGCCGTCGGACGCGGTCGACGACATCCTGAATCACGCCTTCGAAGAGGCCGAGGAGACCCTGATGACCCCACCGATCACGATCCAGCAGTTCACGCCGTACCTCTCGGTGCCCGACGGGCGGCGGGCGATCGCGTTCTACACCGAGGCGTTCGGTGCCGAGGTGATCGACGAGCCGACGATCATGCCGGACGGCAAGATCGGTCACGTGACGCTGCAGATCGGCTCCACCCGGCTGTTCCTGGCCGAGGAGTTCCCGGAGATGGGCCTGGTCGCGCCGCCGAACCTGGGCGGTGTCAGCGTGACGCTGCACGTGTCGTTCGCCACGGGCCCCGAGGTGGACGTCGTAGCCGAGCGCGCCGTCGCAGCGGGCGCGACGCTGGAGCGGCCGGTCGCCGACGGGCCGTACGGCCGCGGAGGCGTCGTCGTCGATCCGTCCGGACACCGGTGGTTCCTGCTGCACGAGCCGAACTGA
- a CDS encoding RNA polymerase sigma factor: MSSEPEYADRSNALLALYDRVLPDVYGYLRTRCGSTALAEDLTAETFLAAVVAVRSGASPTPAWLVTVARNKLVDHWRREARERRSLQLVEPLPGPDDPWDARLDVLRARDVLQRLGPHHRTALTLRYVDDLPVPEVARLLGRTRHATEALIVRARAAFRAAYEEGSGDD; this comes from the coding sequence GTGAGCAGCGAACCGGAGTACGCCGACCGCAGCAACGCGCTGCTCGCGCTGTACGACCGCGTGCTGCCCGACGTCTACGGTTACCTGCGGACGCGGTGCGGGAGCACGGCGTTGGCCGAGGACCTCACCGCTGAGACGTTCCTCGCCGCGGTCGTCGCGGTGCGGAGCGGCGCCAGCCCGACGCCGGCTTGGCTGGTGACCGTCGCCCGCAACAAACTGGTCGACCACTGGCGACGCGAGGCACGCGAACGACGCTCTCTGCAGCTGGTCGAGCCGCTGCCCGGACCGGACGATCCGTGGGACGCCCGGCTGGACGTGCTGCGGGCGCGGGACGTCCTACAGCGGCTCGGCCCGCACCACCGGACTGCGCTCACCCTTCGGTACGTCGACGACCTCCCAGTGCCGGAGGTGGCCCGGCTACTCGGCCGGACCAGGCATGCGACCGAGGCATTGATCGTCCGGGCGAGAGCCGCTTTCCGGGCGGCGTACGAGGAGGGGAGCGGCGATGACTGA
- a CDS encoding Mpo1-like protein, which produces MAPRFDTFEQFWPYYVARHADAITRWGHLGGFGAGLLAAGIALRRRRSLVSIALLPAIRYAAAAATHRLVEHNTVFTPPRELSLDQQLWFVRADARMWTMMLSGRDAELQLLADRWNAEHARRSSGSPVDVRV; this is translated from the coding sequence ATGGCCCCCCGTTTCGACACCTTCGAACAGTTCTGGCCGTACTACGTGGCGCGGCACGCCGACGCCATCACCCGCTGGGGGCACCTCGGCGGGTTCGGCGCCGGTCTGCTGGCCGCCGGGATCGCCCTGCGGAGGCGCCGATCGCTCGTCTCGATCGCGCTGCTACCGGCTATTCGGTACGCGGCGGCGGCCGCCACCCACCGGCTGGTCGAGCACAACACGGTGTTCACGCCGCCGCGCGAGCTCAGCCTCGACCAGCAGCTCTGGTTCGTCCGGGCTGATGCGCGGATGTGGACGATGATGCTCTCCGGCCGGGATGCCGAGCTTCAACTGCTGGCCGATCGCTGGAATGCCGAACACGCCCGTCGGAGTTCCGGGTCCCCGGTCGATGTAAGGGTGTGA
- a CDS encoding nitroreductase family deazaflavin-dependent oxidoreductase: protein MPLTGEYEPSTSDWARKQAETFEASNGAEANELRGVPIILVTSVGAKSGKLRKTPLMRVEHEGQYAVVASKGGAPEHPVWYYNLVKNPHVELQDGAVRKDYEAREATGEERAVWWERSVAVWPDYAEYQKKTDRQIPVFVLTPIDA from the coding sequence ATGCCGCTGACTGGTGAGTACGAGCCGAGCACGTCCGACTGGGCTCGCAAGCAGGCCGAGACGTTCGAGGCCTCCAACGGAGCTGAAGCGAACGAGCTTCGCGGGGTGCCGATCATCCTGGTCACCTCGGTCGGGGCCAAGTCCGGGAAACTCCGGAAGACGCCGCTGATGCGGGTGGAGCACGAGGGTCAGTACGCCGTCGTCGCCTCGAAGGGCGGCGCGCCGGAACACCCGGTCTGGTACTACAACCTGGTCAAGAACCCGCACGTCGAGCTGCAGGACGGCGCCGTGCGGAAGGACTACGAGGCGCGCGAGGCCACCGGCGAGGAGCGGGCGGTCTGGTGGGAGCGGTCGGTCGCGGTCTGGCCCGACTACGCCGAGTACCAGAAGAAGACCGACCGGCAGATCCCGGTCTTCGTCCTCACCCCGATCGACGCGTAG